DNA from Bacteroidota bacterium:
ATCGTCGGTGGAAGAACCACGTCCCTTACCAAAACCTCATTTAACTGAACATATTGTTCTGCAAGAATTTTTTGTGTCTCTACAAATATTTCTTCCTGAATAACATCTCTTTTCGATGAATAAATTTGTTCAGGCTCATAACGGCCAATAACACTTCTGGTTGCCGATCTTATAGAAGGACGGACTACCCTATTCAAATAACCCTGACCAATTTTTTGGTGAAGCTTTCCTAAACCATCATACTCTGGCATATACCAAGCCGAAAGCTCAACCGAAATATCCAGTCCGTTTGATGATAACACCTTCATTTTTTCTCCCACTTCCTGTTGACGAACTTCATAGATAAACATTTTATTCCATGGTGCTATGAAGTGAAACCCTTCAGAATAAGTATTTTCTATATCTACCCCTGAACCAAATGTTCTAAATAAAACACCTCCCTCACCGGAATTTATTGTGACGGTCATCCTTGACCAGAAAAGAATTAAAACCAATAAACCTGCCCCTATAAGAACAATCATAAAGGAAAATTTATTTCCTAAATTCATTTGAGGTCCCTGATTGTGTGGTTCATTACCAAAAGAATTCATATAATTAAAGATTTGAAATTAGTATACAGTAATTTATTAGGCTAATATAATCCATTTCGCCTTCTAAGTAACCATTCTGCACCTAAAATTAATGGTAATAGTAAAAAGAAGTACCATTGTTCCAAAATATTCCTAAATTCCTTATTAGTGTATAATACACTCTCAACTCCACCCTTCAGTTTTTCTATTAAGGAATCAAAATTTCCGGTATTGTAATACTCACCTCCCTGTAAAGAAGCTATATCTTTTAGAAATTCTATATTCTGCTTCTTTGCGAACTTCTCTATATTAATATCATCTACTGCCAGATTAATTGTATCGAAATACTTTTTATTGATATAAACCTTCAATGAATATTTTCCTTTTGGCAATTGCCCCAAATTAAGGTAATATTCGTTCTGATCCTTAATAAAGTCAATATTCTTATTATTTCCATCAATATTGATTTTGGCAAAAGCTTCTACACTTTTAACAACTGAATAAGTATTTACAAGCTTTATTTTAATATCCTCTCTATCAGAATAACGATCTTTATATACAATATTAAATTTATCGATGAATTTTAACAATTCTACTTCCTTAATAAGAGTTTCGAAAAAAGCACCGACAATCTCTTTATCATTTCCGGCCTCCTGCAAATTAAACTTCCATAATTCATTCAATTGAATTATAATAGCCTTTTTATCTTCCAGAAGTTCTATCGATTTAAGGTAGTCCTGATCTATATTAGCATAGGCAACATCACCCGACAGATTTTTAGTTTCCCCTATTCTATTGATTTTTTTCGAAGAAACAATAATGACTGGTACCTCTATCCCTTCAATAGTTTTTTCGCCAAAATCAACTACAAAGTCATATTTATTTACCGAATCTATTGATATTGTTTTTTTTGACAAAAACACCCTGTAATTTCGTTCAACTAATTCTCTTTTAAACAGGGATATGTCGGGATGTGGAAAATCGTAATTAATCAACACTTTCCCTTTATCGGTAACAAATTCAATATTGAAATACTTTTCTGTAAATACTTTTAATTCTCCTGGTGATGATAATTCTATTTTGAATTGTCGATTTCCTGATTTATCCGATTTTAAAAAAATTGAATGTCTGTGACTTTGCTTTATTTCCGAATTTTGATGATGAATAATTTTTTCTGAATAAATAATTCTATCTCCATCTAAAACCTTTAAAATAATCGGTTGATCGATATTTTCAATTTCGTAGAAAATCTCAACCGGAAAATTATTACCCGCTACTACCCTTTTATTGAAATGTAATTTCGACAAGTTAACTTTTGACGTTAAAGCCGTATCTCCTACACCTATTATATTTATAGAATATTTTTTTTCCCTTTTAAATACAGCAGAATTACCTTCATTTACATTGCCGTCACTAATCAATATTACCTTGTCTCCTTCATCGAGAATCAAATCCAGATTTTCCTCCAGATCCTGAAAATTGCTTACTTTTTGATTAAATCTTAGTGTATCTGCTTCGCTTACTGCTTCGCCAAAACCCAGTGATTTAATATTGTAACCGTTCGATAATTCAGACTCCTTTAAGTTAAAATATATTTCATTTAATTTAGATTCATCCTCATTGAAAATCATCGACTCCGATGTATCGAAAGCCAGAATCAACTTTGATTTACTCTTATTTTCTATTGTTGATGAAATTGATAATTTACCAATTGCAAGAAGGATAATCAATAAAGCTAAAAAACGCAAAAACGCCATGAAAATAAACTTCCATGACGTTTTTATATTTTTCCTATACAATAAATAAGACAATACCACAGCAATCAAAACTGATAATAAAATATACCAAATTGGATACTCGTATGTCATGTTTATTTGAAATGAAAAGTTTAAAGTTTAAAATTAAATAATCTTTAACCAACTTTAATCTTTTGTCTTTAATCTTTTGTCTTATTCTAAGTCAACATTCCTCCATCAACATTAACTACCTGACCGGTAATATACGAAGATAGATCAGAGGCAAGGAATAAAGCTAAATTTGCAACATCTTCGCCT
Protein-coding regions in this window:
- a CDS encoding prohibitin family protein, translated to MIVLIGAGLLVLILFWSRMTVTINSGEGGVLFRTFGSGVDIENTYSEGFHFIAPWNKMFIYEVRQQEVGEKMKVLSSNGLDISVELSAWYMPEYDGLGKLHQKIGQGYLNRVVRPSIRSATRSVIGRYEPEQIYSSKRDVIQEEIFVETQKILAEQYVQLNEVLVRDVVLPPTIKNAIESKLKQEQEALEYKFRLQKATQEAEKRRIDAEGKAKANKILNASLTDKILQDKGVEATIELSKSPNSKVIVIGGGDGGLPIILGSDK